ACCAAGGTCGAGCGTCACCGCGTCTCTTGCCATGTGGTGGGCGTCAGCCCGCCGAATCAGTGCCACGACTCCCCCAATCACTACATAATCAGGTCATTGTCTCCGCCGCGACCCTGAATCATCACGTCGCCCGCTTCTTCGAGTCGGCGCACTGTGTCCACAATGCGTTGCTGAGCTGCCTCAACATCACTCACGCGAACCGGCCCCATGAACTCCATGTCTTCCTTGATCAGCGCCGACGCACGCTCAGACATATTCCCCAGTATCTTCTCCTGCAGTTCCGGGCTGGCTGTCTTGAGCGCGAGCGCCAGTTCGTCATTCTCGACTTCCTTGAGCACCGCCTGGATGCCCTTGTCGTTGACCAGCATGATGTCTTCGAACACGAACATCAGCCTGCGAATCTGCTCAACCAGATCCGGATCTTCGCCTTCGAGACCTTCCATGATCGACTTCTCTGTAGCCCGATCCGCAAGATTCAGAATCTCGGCCACGGTCGACACGCCACCCGCCTTTTCCATGCTCTGAAGAAGCATGTTCGACAACCTCGACTCGAGCCCGCGTTCCACCTCCTTGATGACCTCCGGATTCGTCTGCTCCATCGTCGCGATGCGCTTGATCACCTCGATCTGCTTCTGCATCGGCAAACCCACCAGGATTTCCGCCGCCTTGTGATGCGCAAGATGACAGGTAATCAACGCAATCGTCTGCGGGTGTTCATCCTGAATGAACGTCAAAAGGTTGTCGCTCTCGGCCCGCTGTAGAAAACTGAACGGCGTCTTCTGCACCTGCGTCTGAATCTGCCCAAGCACACGCTCAGCCAACTTCGGATCCATCGAGTTCTGCAGCAGGATCTTCGCGTAATCGAGGTTCCCCTCCTGCGCCATCCCCGTCGCAATAACCGTGTGATAAAATTCTTCGATCACCGCAGCCTTGAGCGCCTGATCCACACGCCCAAGACTGGCCAGTTCTCTTGTGACCTCCTCCACCGCCTCGGCAGGAAGCGTCTTGAGCACCTTCGCCGCCGCATCGGTCCCCAACATGAGCAGGATGATCGCAGCTTTCGAAAGCGAGTTCAGCGAAGACGGATCCGACGGAAGTTTTTCAAACGGCTTGCGTGCCATAGTCTCAATCACTCCTCAACCTGAATCCACCGCTGAAGCAGATTCGCTGCGCCCTCAGGGTTCGCCTCGACAAGCTCGCTGACCTGCTCAAGCATCTTCTGCACCTTCACGTCATCTTCCCCGATCTCGATCCCGGCCATCGGCGCGTCGCGCTCCTCCGCCTCCCCAATCACGTCCGCATCAAGTGCCAGCGCCGGAGGCACACCAACCAGCTCCTGTGCCGTTGGCAACTCTGTCTGCTTTCCTGTGCGTTTGACCATCATCAGCATCATCACCACTGCAACCATCGCAAGTGCCCCAAGCACGACTTTTTCGATCACCCCGCCACCCATCGCAAGTTGACCATTCGAAAGCACCCCCAGGAATCCGGCTTCACTCACGCCGCTCTGCAAGGTCCCAATCGGAATAGGCACCATCGATACAAAAACTTCGCCCGCATTGGTCGATCCGCCATCCAGCCTCGTCTTCAGATGAGGCTGAACCGAATTGACAATCTGCTTCTCAATCTCTGCGAACTTCGCATCAAGATCGGCCCTGGCTACCTGCGTTGCTTCGCCGCCCTCGCCGCGCGACCGACGCACCAGCAACTCGACAAAGTCTTCCGGCACGTTGATCGATGCTGCCAGCGCCGTCGGCATCCCGCGCGGGTCGAGCCTCTGCGTCGTTTCAACACCGATCGCGTTCTGCATCTCCTCGACCGTATCTTCCGTATCCAGCTTCGTCCCCGTCGATCCACTCGCCTGATTGATATCCATTTGCGTATTGGACCTGATGCCGGGCTCCGCAGCACGCGATGCCTCAGATTGCGAAGTCGACGATGCTTCGGTCCGCCTGACCAGCGACACTGTGCCTTCGCCCTTTGGCAAGTGCTTTTGAATCTGCGAGTTCACCTTCGTGACATCGACTTGCGCCGTCACAGCCACCATGACGCCCGGAATGTACGACAACAGCGACTCGAGCTTCTCGCGTGTCTCACGCTCCACGACCGTCTGATGTTCCAGGTAACTCGATGACACCATGTCGCCATCATCAGTGACTTTTCGCGAGCGTCCCGTCGATCCGTCAATGACGCTCACGTTGCGCACCATCAGCCCCGAGCGTGCTCCCGCCACCAGCCGCGCCGCTGCGTCGATCGTCGCCTGTGCAGGCGGTGCGCCACTCGACGTGAAAATTGTCACCGATGCTGTCGGTTCACGCGACGCACGCCCCAGCCCCGCCACTTCGGGCGCGTGGATAATCACGCTCGCCGAGCGCACATCGCGAAACTGACCGATCACCCGCCCAAGTTCATTCTGGAGTGCGAAGATGAACTGCTGCCTGTCCTTCTCCGCGCTGTTGCGCCAGTCCTGCACACCGATCAGATTTCCGAAGAGCAGCGTCGAGTCCGATGGCAGTTTTCCTGCCTCGCTCAACTGCGCAATAGCTGCAGCCCGATCGCTGGCCGGCACCATGATTTTGCCTTCTCGCGTCTCGACCTTGAACCCCGCCGACCGAAGCGTCGCAAGCACGGGCTGCTGCGGATCCTCCGCCATCAACTCCACAAGCTTGCCTCGTCCCGCATATTGCGTGACCAGGAACATCGTCATTCCTACGATCACGCACAAGCTCGCGACCAGCAGCTTCTGCGTCGGTCCCAGATCCTTGAGGTACGTTCGCACCTGACCGAGCACGTTGTTGAGTCTTCCCATCGGGGCCTCCCTGCCCTTGCAGCCTCGTCGCTTTTCCTCAGCGATGTCGGACTGTTGGTCGGAGACTCACGTGCTTTTTCTACAAGACTCGAGCCATGTGCGCACATCGCGCCGTTTCGCGCAGATCATGCCGAGCCAAAACCGCGCGTTACACCCGGATCTGCTTGATCTCCTCATACGCCCCGAGCACCTTGTTGCGAACCGACTGAAGCATCTTGAACGCCATGTCCGCCTTCTCGGTCGCAAGGATCACGCCCTCGACATCATGCCGATTGCCCGTCACCAGATCCTCCACCGCACGGTCAGCCTCCTGCTGAGCCGCATTGACCTGCTCAAGGCTCTTCATGAGGGCCTGCTTGAACGAATCACCACCCTCGGGCGCTCGCCCCGCGTGTGCCGGGCCGGTCCCGCGAACAGGACCCGATCCACTGGCACCGATCAATCCGATCGGATCGCTCATCATTCAACTCCACTCGCTCAATCAACCATCAGCATCGATCCGCTCCGCGCATCCTTTCTCCGTCGGCATCCGTGCCGACCACGTCTGTTACGCAAGCAACCGCAAAGCCTGTGCCATCATCTGCTTTGAAGTCTCCGCAGCCACCACATTCGCCTCATACGAACGCGCCGCCTGCATCGCATTGATCTGCTCCAGCGACGGATTGATGTCCGGATAAGGCACATAGCCCTGCTCATCCGCATAGGGACTGCCAGGGATATATCGTGGTCGAATCGCATCCGCGTCGGCCTTAATCTCTGCCACATGCACGCCCATCGCGCGCCCGCTGCGACTCATTGCCGAAGGATTCCCGCTTGAAAAATGAACCAGTCGCTTGCGAAACGGGTTCAGATTCCCCGACGAATCGAGGATCGTCTCAGAGTTCGCGATATTCGCCGCGATCGCGCCCATCCGAATGCGCTGCGCGATCATCCCGCTCGTCGAAATATCCAGGCTTCCATACATCGCTATCCCTCACGATCATGCAACACGTTCAGCAATCGCATTCTTGACTACACCCGCCCTGGTTCGAAACAGGTCCGCAGCCACGCGAAATGCCGCTGCATTTTCAACCATCGCCTGCATCGTCCGCTCAAGGTCGCTCGAGTTCCGATCGTGCGCCAGCACGCCCCCGACACTCGTTCGAGGCCTCAGGATCAGCCCTCCATCGCGCGACTGCTCGATCTCCGACGACCGCCCGATTGAAAGTTCGCCGTGCATCCCTCCCGTCGCACGCCGCCGATCCTTCACCGCACCCGCAAGTGCTTCCTGAAACCGCTTGGGCGAAACATCCACCGGCTGAAAGTTCGGCGTCTCAAAGTTCGCAATGTTGTGCGCAATCAGCTTCTGCCGCTGACTCGCGAATCGCAACGCAGCCTCAACGACCGGCAGCGAACCCGCGTTGGAAAGTTGATCGATAAACACGCCAAATCCCCCCGCAAATAGCGGGCCACACCTACAACGAGTGCGACACCAGATTATCGTCCTTCCACTTCCTCAGCTTCAAGCCCAGCGTCCGCACGCCGATGCCCAGCGCGTCAGCCGTCTTCTGGCGATGCCCGTTGAACCTCTCGAGTGTCTGGATGATCGCATCGCGCTCAATGTCCTCCAGCCGCCGCCCGGGAACCCTCGACGACTTCGACTCCATGAAACTCTCAGCCCCGAACGAAGGCTCATCGCGCCCCATGAACTGCGCACGCACCCGAGGCTGCACCGGTACCGGAACCAGCCAGGGCTCGATCAGTTCCTTGCTGATCACCTTGCTCGGAGCGCCCGCGCTTCGCCGCACCCCGCACAACACAACCGCACGCTCCGCAATGTTTTGCAACTCGCGCACGTTGCCGGGCCAGTTGTAACTCATGAGCAGTTTGATCGCTTCGGGCTCGATCTCCACCGGCTCAAGACCCTCACGCTCCGATATCTTCGTCACGAAGTGCTTGGCAATCGCAGGCACATCCTCAAGTCGATCTCGCAACGGCGGAAGGTGAATCGGAAGCACATTGAGCCTGAAAAACAAATCCTGCCTGAAGTCCCCACGCGCGGCCGCCCGCGGCAGGTCGCGATTGCTCGTCGCGATCACCCGAACATCGACGCCAATCGTTACACTCGAACCCACCCGCTCAAACGCCCGCTCCTGCAGGACACGCAGCAATTTGGCCTGAATCTGAGGAGAAACTTCCGACACTTCGTCGAGCAGCAGCGTTCCGCCATCGGCCAGCTCGAACCGACCCTTGCGAAGTCGCTCCGCCCCAGTAAACGCGCCCCGCTCATGCCCGAACAACTCGCTCTCCAGCAACGACTCGGTCAGCGCTGCACAGTTCACCGCCAGAAATGAGCCCTTGCGCCGGCTGCTCAGGTCATGTACCGCCTGCGCCACCACTTCCTTGCCAGATCCGGATTCCCCCGTAATGAGTACCGTCCCTTGCGAATCCGCAACCGCTTCGATCTGCGCCTTGACTCGACGCATCGCAGGAGAATCACCAATGATGCGGCTCAAACCCTGCAGTGCCTCCGCCGAGCGAACCGGTGCCGCAGCCGAACGCAGCAGCGCATTCTCGCGAACCAACTTCCCATGCGCCAGCGCACGCTTGATCGTGATAATCAGTTCGTCACCCTCAAAGGGCTTGGTCAGGTAGTCGAACGCACCGTGCTTCATGGCATTCACCGCGGTGTCGATCGACCCGAACGCGGTCATCAGCACCACCGGAAGATCCTCATCCACCCCCCGGATCCGCTCAAGCAACTCGATTCCCGTCATGCCAGGCATCTTCAGGTCGCTCACCACCGCATCCGGGCGCTTGGACCGAATCGACTCCAGCGCCGATGGCCCGTCCTGGGCCACCTGCACCTCGAATCCTGCGCGACTCAACGTCGCAGCAACGCTGTCACGCAACA
This is a stretch of genomic DNA from Phycisphaeraceae bacterium. It encodes these proteins:
- the fliG gene encoding flagellar motor switch protein FliG, translating into MARKPFEKLPSDPSSLNSLSKAAIILLMLGTDAAAKVLKTLPAEAVEEVTRELASLGRVDQALKAAVIEEFYHTVIATGMAQEGNLDYAKILLQNSMDPKLAERVLGQIQTQVQKTPFSFLQRAESDNLLTFIQDEHPQTIALITCHLAHHKAAEILVGLPMQKQIEVIKRIATMEQTNPEVIKEVERGLESRLSNMLLQSMEKAGGVSTVAEILNLADRATEKSIMEGLEGEDPDLVEQIRRLMFVFEDIMLVNDKGIQAVLKEVENDELALALKTASPELQEKILGNMSERASALIKEDMEFMGPVRVSDVEAAQQRIVDTVRRLEEAGDVMIQGRGGDNDLIM
- the fliE gene encoding flagellar hook-basal body complex protein FliE; the protein is MMSDPIGLIGASGSGPVRGTGPAHAGRAPEGGDSFKQALMKSLEQVNAAQQEADRAVEDLVTGNRHDVEGVILATEKADMAFKMLQSVRNKVLGAYEEIKQIRV
- the flgC gene encoding flagellar basal body rod protein FlgC, which translates into the protein MYGSLDISTSGMIAQRIRMGAIAANIANSETILDSSGNLNPFRKRLVHFSSGNPSAMSRSGRAMGVHVAEIKADADAIRPRYIPGSPYADEQGYVPYPDINPSLEQINAMQAARSYEANVVAAETSKQMMAQALRLLA
- a CDS encoding sigma-54-dependent Fis family transcriptional regulator — encoded protein: MSVILVVDDKEMLRDSVAATLSRAGFEVQVAQDGPSALESIRSKRPDAVVSDLKMPGMTGIELLERIRGVDEDLPVVLMTAFGSIDTAVNAMKHGAFDYLTKPFEGDELIITIKRALAHGKLVRENALLRSAAAPVRSAEALQGLSRIIGDSPAMRRVKAQIEAVADSQGTVLITGESGSGKEVVAQAVHDLSSRRKGSFLAVNCAALTESLLESELFGHERGAFTGAERLRKGRFELADGGTLLLDEVSEVSPQIQAKLLRVLQERAFERVGSSVTIGVDVRVIATSNRDLPRAAARGDFRQDLFFRLNVLPIHLPPLRDRLEDVPAIAKHFVTKISEREGLEPVEIEPEAIKLLMSYNWPGNVRELQNIAERAVVLCGVRRSAGAPSKVISKELIEPWLVPVPVQPRVRAQFMGRDEPSFGAESFMESKSSRVPGRRLEDIERDAIIQTLERFNGHRQKTADALGIGVRTLGLKLRKWKDDNLVSHSL